The genomic window CTAGTAGTGAATATGATTGATGTTGCAAATAAAAAGGGTGCAATTATTCATTATGATAAGCTTGAAAAAATGCTTGGTTGTAAAGTTTTACCTGTTATCGGATCAAAGGGTGTTGGTATAAAAGAGTTAAAGACTCTACTAGCAGAGCCTCAACAAGAATCGTTATTTGATTTAGCTAAGTATTATCCCGAGCAGGTTTTTGATATTCAGAAACTAATTTCAGATTTCAGAGGCCGTGATTTAGGAAGTCTTTGGTTAGCAATGGAGTTTAGTGATAATCATAAAGTTCAATTATCAAGAGAAATATCAAAAGAAGAATTTGATAGGCTTGAGTCTTTATCACAAGAACTATCAGTTACTGAAGTTGGTAAGGTTCGCCACAAAACAGTAAAAGATATTTTAAATGAAGTAGTTGAGTATAAAAAAGTATCTAAATTTAATTTTACTGAAATACTGGATGCTATATGTATGAATAAGTATCTAGGTGTACCAATATTTTTATTTATCATGTACTTGATGTTTTTGTTTTCGATTACACTTGGTGGTGCAGTACAGCCTTTGTTTGATGATTTATCTCACTCAATATTTGTAGATGGTTTCGCTTACTATGCTAACATGGCAGGGTTGCCCGTAGAGGTGTCTGGGATTTTAGCAAATGGTTTAGGTACCGGTTTAAATACTGTTTTGGCATTTATTCCACAGATAGGCTTCTTATTTATATTTCTATCAGTTCTTGAAGATTCGGGATATATGTCTCGAGCTGCTTTTGTAATGGATAGGTTTATGCAATCAATCGGACTTTCAGGAAAAGCTTTCGTACCTCTTATTGTAGGTTTTGGGTGTAATGTTGCATCTATAATGGCAGCTAGAACTTTAGAGACTCGTAAAGATAGATTGATGACACTAATGATGTCGCCGTTTATGTCTTGCGGGGCTAGGCTCGCTATATTTTCTGTATTTGCTAGTGCATTCTTTCCACAAAATGGTGCGACTGTAATATTTTTGCTGTATCTGGCTGGAATAGTAGGTGCTATAGTTACAGGTTATGTTATTAAGTTTACTTTTTTAAAAGGCGATACGGCCCCATTCATATTAGATATTCCAAACTATCATATGCCTTCATTTAAAACAGTGATGATATATAGCTGGAATAGGCTTAAATCGTTTTTAATCCGCGCAGGAAAGGTGATTGTGCCAGTAGCTATAATTGTGGGCAGTTTAAATAGTATAACAGTTGGTAATAAAACCACCGCTTTAGAGTATGCAGGTAAGACTATTACTCCTGTTTTGAATCCTATGGGTATTAACAATGATAACTGGCCTGCGACTGTAGGTCTTATAACCGGGACCTTAGCTAAAGAGGTTGTCGTTGGAACACTTAATACTATTTATACGCAAGATGATAGTGATGGTATACCTACAAGTTTTAGTTTGATAAATAGTGTGAAAGAAGCCTGGGATACTACGATTGATAATGTTAAAGGAATAGATGTTGCTGTTCTTTTAAACCCTGTAAAAGCTAGTGAAGCTGATGCTAGTATGGATAAAGGTGCCATGGGTAATATGGTAACTAAATTTGGTTCTGTGTCTGCTGCCTTTGCATATTTGCTTTTTGTACTGCTTTATATTCCATGTATATCTGTAGTTGGTGCAATGGTTAGGGAGTCAACGCGTGGCTGGGCAATATTATCCGTACTTTGGAGTGTTTCCATAGCTTATGTATGTGCTGTGATAGCCTATCAGTTAGCGAATATATTTACTAACCCTGTTACAGCTATTGTAACCATAGCTTTTGCTATGGCTTATATGCTAGGTATTGTTTTTATAATGAAATATTTATCTACAAAAATAAATTTTGTTGCTAATCTTACTGGCTGTTCTAGCTGTAGTGCAAAAGGTTAATAAAAATATAAAAAATATTTATTTCCTCTCTAAAAATATGTTACTATCAAAATTAGGTGCACTCGAGAGTGTATCGTAATCAATTGAATTTAAAATAAAAAACTTGAGAGGAGTTTTTATGTCAAAGTTTGTCTATGCCTTTAGTGAAGGCAATAAGTCTATGCGTGATTTGTTAGGTGGTAAAGGAGCTAATCTTAGTGAGATGCTAAATAGTGGACTACCTGTACCAGATGGTTTTACAGTAACTACAGAAGCTTGCTTGAAATACTATGATGATCGTCAAAAATTAGGTAAAGATGTTAGAAAGCAAATATTTGATCATGTTTCAACGCTAGAGCAAAAGACAGGCAAAACATTTGGTAGTGGTAAAAATCCATTATTAGTATCTGTGCGATCTGGGGCTAGAGTTTCTATGCCTGGTATGATGGACACAGTACTAAACCTTGGTTTAAATGATAATGTTGCTAAATCAATGGTTGATAAGACAAATAACCCTCAGTTTGTTTATGATAGTTATAGAAGATTTATTATGATGTTCGCTGATGTTGTTAAGGACTGTGAGAAAAAACCATTTGATAAAATTCTTGATGATAAAAAAGCTCAAAGAAAAGTCCAAAATGATTGTGATTTAAGTGCACAAGACTATAGAGATATAGTCGCAGAATATAAAAATATTTATAAGAATTTAGTGGGTAAAGAATTTCCTGTAGATCCTATTGAGCAGTTGCTAGAGGCTGTAGAAGCAGTATTTAGGTCTTGGAATGCTGATAGAGCCATAATTTATAGAGAGATCAATAATATCTCAAATAACTGGGGTACGGCTGTAAATGTTCAAGAAATGGTTTATGGTAACTCAGGAAATAATTCTGGTACAGGTGTGGCATTTACGCGTAATCCTTCTACAGGTGAAAACAAACTTTTTGGTGAATACCTTATAAATGCTCAAGGTGAGGATGTAGTCGCTGGTACTAGAACTCCACAACCAATCTCTAGTTTAAAAGATGCTATGCCAGAGGTTTTTTCAGATTTTGTTAAAATTGCGAATAATCTTGAGAAAGTATATAAAAATATGCAAGATATGGAATTTACCATCGAAGATGGTAAGCTTTTCATGTTACAAACTCGTAATGGTAAAAGAACAGCAAGAGCAGCTATTAAAATAGCTGTCGATATGGCAAAAGAAAAGCTTATAACTGATGAAGAAGCTGTGATGATGGTAGAACCTCAACTTCTTGAGCAGTTACTTCACCCTAAGTTTGACGAAAAAGCTTTAGCTTCAAAAAGACCTCTTGGTACAGCTCTTGGTGCTTCTCCTGGTGCTGCTAGTGGTAGGATTTATTTTGACGTTGAATCGCTACTTGCTGCAAAAGAGCGTGGTGAAGAAAAAACAATACTAGTTAGAATCGAAACATCACCTGAAGATATCGCTGGTATGAATGCATGTAATGGTATCTTAACTCTTCGAGGTGGAATGACCTCTCATGCAGCAGTTGTAGCTCGTGGTATGGGTAAATGTTGTGTATCAGGTTTGGAAACGGCAAGAATTAATGAAGAGAAGAAAACTATCACATTTGAGCGAGGCCAAGTATTTAGTGAAGGTGATTACCTTTCTTTAGATGGTACGAAGGGAGATGTTTACAGGGGTATTATAAAAACTGTAGATCCTGAGGTTACAGAAGATTTTGCAGAGTTTATGGAATTTGTTGATAGCGTGCGTAAGCTTCGTGTTAGATGTAATGCTGATACTTTCCATGATGCTCAAATTGCTCGCCAATTTGGAGCAGAAGGAATAGGGCTTTGCAGAACTGAGCATATGTTCTTTGAAGAAGATAGAATTTCTTATGTAAGACAAATGATACTAGCTAAAGATCAAGCTGAAAGACAAAAAGCATTAGATAAACTGTTGCCTGTACAACAGCAAGACTTTGAAGAGCTTTTTGAGGCTATGGATGGTTTAGCTGTTACTATTAGATTTATTGACCCACCTTTACATGAATTTTTGCCACGTGAAGCTGATGAAATAGAAGCATTAGCGAGAGAATTTAAGATCAGTTATAGCGAGCTTGAGAATCGTATAGAATCTTTAAATGAATCAAACCCTATGATGGGCCATCGTGGCTGCAGACTTGCTGTTACTTATCCTGAGATAATCGAAATGCAAACAAAGGCTATAATTTATGCTGCTATTTCATCTCAGCGTATGGGTGTTAAAGTGATTCCTGAGTTAATGATACCTTTGGTTAGTACTCTTGGCGAATTTAAGCTGTTAGGTGGGATTATCCGAGAAACTGCAGAAATGATTATCAAGCGTGAAAAAGTAAGCCTTGAATATAAGGTTGGTGTGATGCTTGAAACGCCAAGGGGTGCAATAGGTGCAGGTATGCTAGCAGAGGCTGGGTGTGAGTTCTTCTCATTTGGTACAAATGATCTTACTCAGATGACTTTTGGCTTTAGTCGAGATGATGCTAATAAGTTTATTAAAGACTATCTTGAGAAAGGTATTTTGAGTTTTGACCCATTTGCAAGACTAGATCCTAAGGGTGTTGGTAAGCTAATGGAAATAGCTAAAGAAAGTGTAAAAGCAGTAAACCCAACGGCTAAGATGGGTATTTGTGGTGAGCATGGTGGTGAACCTTACTCAGTAGCATTCTGTCATGACTTAGGTTTAGATTATGTATCTTGTTCTCCATTTAGAGTACCAGTTGCCAGGCTTTCCGCTGCTCAGGCTAAAATTTATGCAGATAATGATTAATTTGTTATTCAAGTAACGTTCTTATATAAACTTTCATTTTTTTAAAAAACTTTTAATCGACTAGACATAGTTTTTGATTCTGTTACGATACTTTTATCTTTTAATAATTGAAGTTACGTTGTGACTTCAGTTAACAATGTTTGTTGTAATTGGTGTTAAAACTATGTTGAGTATTATTCAAAGGGTTGAGTCTGCAAGTGTATCTATAGACAATAATAAAGTTGCAGATATTCGTCAGGGGATTTTGGCATTAGTATGTGTTGAAAAAGATGATGGTGAAATAAACTTTGAAAAAATGGTCGATAAACTTATTAAATATCGTATATTTGAAGATGATAGCGGTAGAATGAATTTATCATTGCAAG from Francisella adeliensis includes these protein-coding regions:
- the feoB gene encoding Fe(2+) transporter permease subunit FeoB → MKYALVGNPNCGKTTIFNALTGLNQKVGNWSGVTVDKKVGSFESNKQKVEIVDIPGIYSLAVSDESSIDEQIAYSYIINDKPNAIINVLDASNLNRSLYLTMQLIELGLPVILVVNMIDVANKKGAIIHYDKLEKMLGCKVLPVIGSKGVGIKELKTLLAEPQQESLFDLAKYYPEQVFDIQKLISDFRGRDLGSLWLAMEFSDNHKVQLSREISKEEFDRLESLSQELSVTEVGKVRHKTVKDILNEVVEYKKVSKFNFTEILDAICMNKYLGVPIFLFIMYLMFLFSITLGGAVQPLFDDLSHSIFVDGFAYYANMAGLPVEVSGILANGLGTGLNTVLAFIPQIGFLFIFLSVLEDSGYMSRAAFVMDRFMQSIGLSGKAFVPLIVGFGCNVASIMAARTLETRKDRLMTLMMSPFMSCGARLAIFSVFASAFFPQNGATVIFLLYLAGIVGAIVTGYVIKFTFLKGDTAPFILDIPNYHMPSFKTVMIYSWNRLKSFLIRAGKVIVPVAIIVGSLNSITVGNKTTALEYAGKTITPVLNPMGINNDNWPATVGLITGTLAKEVVVGTLNTIYTQDDSDGIPTSFSLINSVKEAWDTTIDNVKGIDVAVLLNPVKASEADASMDKGAMGNMVTKFGSVSAAFAYLLFVLLYIPCISVVGAMVRESTRGWAILSVLWSVSIAYVCAVIAYQLANIFTNPVTAIVTIAFAMAYMLGIVFIMKYLSTKINFVANLTGCSSCSAKG
- the ppdK gene encoding pyruvate, phosphate dikinase, coding for MSKFVYAFSEGNKSMRDLLGGKGANLSEMLNSGLPVPDGFTVTTEACLKYYDDRQKLGKDVRKQIFDHVSTLEQKTGKTFGSGKNPLLVSVRSGARVSMPGMMDTVLNLGLNDNVAKSMVDKTNNPQFVYDSYRRFIMMFADVVKDCEKKPFDKILDDKKAQRKVQNDCDLSAQDYRDIVAEYKNIYKNLVGKEFPVDPIEQLLEAVEAVFRSWNADRAIIYREINNISNNWGTAVNVQEMVYGNSGNNSGTGVAFTRNPSTGENKLFGEYLINAQGEDVVAGTRTPQPISSLKDAMPEVFSDFVKIANNLEKVYKNMQDMEFTIEDGKLFMLQTRNGKRTARAAIKIAVDMAKEKLITDEEAVMMVEPQLLEQLLHPKFDEKALASKRPLGTALGASPGAASGRIYFDVESLLAAKERGEEKTILVRIETSPEDIAGMNACNGILTLRGGMTSHAAVVARGMGKCCVSGLETARINEEKKTITFERGQVFSEGDYLSLDGTKGDVYRGIIKTVDPEVTEDFAEFMEFVDSVRKLRVRCNADTFHDAQIARQFGAEGIGLCRTEHMFFEEDRISYVRQMILAKDQAERQKALDKLLPVQQQDFEELFEAMDGLAVTIRFIDPPLHEFLPREADEIEALAREFKISYSELENRIESLNESNPMMGHRGCRLAVTYPEIIEMQTKAIIYAAISSQRMGVKVIPELMIPLVSTLGEFKLLGGIIRETAEMIIKREKVSLEYKVGVMLETPRGAIGAGMLAEAGCEFFSFGTNDLTQMTFGFSRDDANKFIKDYLEKGILSFDPFARLDPKGVGKLMEIAKESVKAVNPTAKMGICGEHGGEPYSVAFCHDLGLDYVSCSPFRVPVARLSAAQAKIYADND